Proteins encoded within one genomic window of Panicum virgatum strain AP13 chromosome 1N, P.virgatum_v5, whole genome shotgun sequence:
- the LOC120657477 gene encoding transcription factor LRL3-like — MQPSGREMQGVGGGGQDDFFDQMLSTLPAAWSDLGSGKSHWELPAAGASEDAAFDESALLASRLRHHQIGGGGDKPVMLHLSDLHGLAAGGEDGGAAGFLPLPLFTDRAREDMDAAFKSPNAAGGDQALYNGFGAAGMHGAAAVPPQFGQGGSMPAQSFGGGAASGGGGSAPAGAPAAGASPGGGAAPPRQQRQRARRGQATDPHSIAERLRRERIAERMKALQELVPNANKTDKASMLDEIIDYVKFLQLQVKVLSMSRLGGAAGVGPLVANMSSEGNGNGNGTSDSGDGDAANGGGNGENGGGSLKVTEQQVARLMEEDMGTAMQYLQGKGLCLMPISLASAISSATSSSLLSRPSIGSMGSARGGPAHEGGNPASPPLMNGAGGDDSRTVKDAGAGSKQ, encoded by the exons ATGCAGCCGAGCGGCCGCGAAATGCAGGGCGTGGGAGGAGGCGGGCAGGACGACTTCTTCGACCAGATGCTGTCCACGCTGCCGGCCGCGTGGTCCGACCTCGGCTCCGGCAAGTCCCACTGGGAGCTCCCCGCCGCGGGTGCCTCCGAGGACGCCGCCTTCGACGAGTCCGCGCTCCTCGCCTCGCGGCTCCGCCACCAccagatcggcggcggcggggacaagCCCGTCATGCTCCACCTCAGCGACCTgcacggcctcgccgccggcggggaggacggcggcgctgcgggcttCCTGCCGCTGCCTCTGTTCACCGACCGGGCGCGGGAGGACATGGACGCCGCCTTCAAGTCCCCCAATGCCgct GGAGGCGACCAGGCACTATACAACGGATTCGGAGCCGCCGGGatgcatggcgccgccgccgtgccgccgcagtTCGGGCAG GGCGGATCAATGCCGGCGCAGAGCTTCGGAGGAGGCGCGGCCTCGGGTGGCGGCGGGTCGGCACCGGCGGGCGCTCCGGCAGCTGGAGCGTCGCCGGGCGGaggggctgcgccgccgcgccagcagCGCCAGCGGGCGAGGAGGGGACAAGCGACAGACCCTCACAGCATCGCCGAACGT CTCCGGAGGGAGAGGATAGCTGAGAGGATGAAGGCGTTGCAGGAGCTGGTCCCTAACGCCAACAAG ACCGACAAGGCATCAATGCTCGATGAGATCATTGATTATGTGAAGTTCCTCCAGCTCCAAGTCAAG GTTCTTAGCATGAGCCGATTAGGTGGAGCTGCAGGGGTCGGCCCTCTAGTTGCTAACATGTCATCAGAG GGCAATGGGAATGGGAATGGTACAAGCGACAGCGGAGATGGCGATGCTGCtaacggcggcggcaatggtgaaAATGGCGGCGGCAGCCTGAAGGTGACGGAGCAACAAGTGGCGAGGTTGATGGAGGAGGATATGGGCACCGCCATGCAGTACCTGCAGGGCAAGGGGCTCTGCCTGATGCCCATCTCTCTAGCCTCGGCCATCTCCTCTGCCACATCGTCGTCCCTCCTATCCCGCCCCTCCATTGGCTCAATGGGCAGTGCTAGAGGAGGCCCTGCGCATGAAGGCGGCAACCCTGCGTCGCCTCCGCTGAtgaacggcgccggcggcgatgacTCCCGGACCGTCAAGGATGCTGGTGCCGGCAGTAAACAGTGA
- the LOC120657476 gene encoding DEAD-box ATP-dependent RNA helicase 1-like — protein MVAMARKDEEEGPADRVPHLPWMRYPVDIDAFSGCPVAQLPRLDPRLAEALQRMGIESFFPVQEAAWVETIGPGAFERDVCINSPTGSGKTLAYALPIVQMLSTRKVRCLRALVVLPTRDLALQVKEVFDAIAPVVGLSVGSAVGQSSIADEVSNLVRKPKQELYPTIDEEYVKMEPQTKVDILVATPGRLMDHINMTNGFSLEHLQYLVIDETDRMLREAYQSWLPTVIELKHSIGKDRSWHDTDVKTLLHPLTTVRRSGVERGFKGKCYPRLAKIVLSATLTQDPSKLSQLELHHPLLLNSGKKRYRIPAKLESYKLICTSNLKPLSLIVLLQELQGNKCLVFTSSVESSHRLSTLLGFFEDLPFKFSEYSRLQRESTRRKTLEAFKEGEIDVLIGTDRMARGIHIDGLRYVINYDMPPYVKTYIHRAGRTARAGEFGSCFTFLRKHEVKTFNKMLKKADNASCSRHSLPEESIETLRPVFSSALKKLEESLESEAAKKSNSGDKIPSGSKRKRTNQK, from the exons ATGGTGGCCATGGCGAGGAAGGATGAGGAAGAGGGGCCCGCGGACCGCGTGCCGCACCTGCCGTGGATGCGGTACCCCGTCGACATCGACGCTTTCTCCGGCTGCCCCGTCGCGCAGCTTCCCCGCCTCGACCCCAG ATTAGCAGAGGCTTTGCAGAGAATGGGAATTGAATCATTTTTTCCAGTTCAAGAAGCAGCTTGGGTGGAAACGATTGGTCCTGGTGCTTTTGAGAGGGATGTATGTATTAACTCCCCAACTGGATCTGGCAAAACTCTAGCTTATGCCCTACCTATTGTGCAAATGCTCTCCACACGGAAAGTAAGGTGCTTACGTGCTTTGGTTGTGCTTCCTACACGGGATTTAGCCTTGCAG GTTAAAGAGGTTTTTGATGCTATTGCTCCTGTGGTGGGCTTGTCAGTAGGTTCAGCAGTTGGCCAATCTTCAATTGCAGATGAAGTTTCCAATCTTGTCAGGAAGCCCAAACAAGAGCTTTACCCAACTATTGATGAAGAATATGTCAAAATGGAACCACAGACTAAAGTTGATATATTGGTGGCAACACCTGGAAGACTGATGGATCACATTAACATGACAAACGGTTTCAGTCTGGAGCATCTTCAGTACCTG GTCATTGATGAAACAGATAGGATGTTAAGAGAGGCTTACCAATCCTGGTTGCCAACAGTTATCGAACTTAAACACTCAATTGGCAAAGATCGTTCCTGGCACGACACTGATGTGAAAACTCTACTTCATCCATTGACTACTGTTAGAAGATC AGGTGTTGAGCGTGGGTttaaaggtaaatgctatccaAGATTAGCAAAGATAGTTTTGTCTGCTACACTGACTCAAGATCCTAGCAAGCTTTCTCAACTCGAGCTGCACCACCCCTTATTGTTGAATAGTGGGAAGAAGCGTTACAGAATTCCTGCAAAACTTGAATCCTACAAACTG ATTTGTACATCAAACTTAAAGCCACTTTCTCTCATTGTTCTTCTCCAAGAGCTGCAAGGGAACAAGTGCTTAGTTTTTACCTCATCTGTAGAATCAAGCCACAGACTAAGCACGTTGCTGGGATTTTTTGAAGACTTGCCCTTTAAATTTAGTGAATATTCACGCTTGCAGCGAGAATCTACTCGAAG GAAAACACTGGAGGCCTTCAAGGAAGGGGAAATCGATGTTCTAATAGGTACTGATAGAATGGCTCGTGGAATACATATTGATGGTTTAAGATATGTTATCAATTATGATATGCCACCATATGTGAAAACATACATACATCGAGCGGGGCGGACTGCAAGAGCAGGGGAGTTTGGTTCCTGCTTCACCTTTTTAAGAAAACATGAG GTTAAAACTTTTAACAAAATGCTGAAGAAGGCTGACAATGCTAGCTGCAGTCGTCATTCATTGCCTGAGGAATCGATAGAAACACTTCGTCCAGTTTTCTCCAGTG CTCTGAAAAAACTGGAAGAGTCTCTGGAATCAGAAGCAGCAAAGAAATCTAATTCAGGAGATAAAATCCCAAGTGGTTCTAAACGAAAGAGAACAAACCAGAAGTGA
- the LOC120657480 gene encoding uncharacterized protein LOC120657480 — translation MCRADCPGSSHSIPGGLEIKRLIKSIYREHINKHHTFILCKHEKNGAVRLDKLFVGFRGIYFMKPYGIVPKNHYHGFSRPTQDALDIIRGLVHLMDQVLHDGFCFNGKLTLKNLYWLSQTKTVKISGLVIGDMVKKTEPGIQSDFVWIHDMIRDYVFAGSKVPRELKHLMRYMTSDPVKYANLIRNNICFLDDESKVGKFIILYQKLSTIRKLDYNIYLKALSYVKCGSRDWQKEVKRNTVLLKIFYHQKCGYYTADEAGVTLLGRHCCHHCTDDCVACRNRVLIIEYSNADIFPMLECHVPGLFAEVQEALFEVIEIHHPRELQMLRNKITGGG, via the exons ATGTGCAGGGCAGATTGTCCAGGTTCCTCACATTCCATTCCGGGAGGATTGGAG ATTAAGAGGCTGATAAAATCCATTTACAGAGAGCATATAAACAAGCACCACACATTCATCTTATGTAAGCACGAGAAGAATGGAGCTGTGAGATTAGACAAACTTTTTGTTGGTTTTCGGGGCATCTACTTTATGAAACCATATGGAATCGTGCCCAAGAACCATTACCATGGATTTTCCCGCCCCACACAGGATGCACTTGATATTATCAGAGGTTTGGTACATCTGATGGATCAAGTACTACATGATGGGTTTTGCTTCAATGGCAAGCTGACTCTAAAGAATCTTTACTGGCTTTCACAAACTAAAACAGTGAAGATATCTGGCCTAGTAATTGGTGATATGGTAAAGAAGACCGAGCCAGGGATTCAGTCTGACTTTGTATGGATTCATGATATGATTAGGGACTATGTCTTTGCTGGATCGAAAGTCCCTAGAGAGCTTAAGCACTTGATGCGCTATATGACATCTGATCCAGTCAAATATGCAAATTTGATAAGGAACAACATCTGCTTTCTCGATGATGAATCTAAGGTAGGGAAGTTCATCATTCTTTACCAGAAACTCTCAACTATCAGGAAACTGGATTACAATATTTACCTCAAAGCTTTGAGTTATGTTAAGTGTGGTTCGCGCGATTGGCAAAAAGAGGTGAAGCGGAATACTGTTCTGTTGAAGATCTTCTACCATCAGAAGTGTGGGTACTACACTGCTGATGAAGCTGGTGTCACTTTACTCGGACGTCACTGCTGTCATCACTGCACAGATGACTGTGTTGCATGTCGGAATAGAGTGCTGATAATTGAATACAGcaatgctgatatcttccctaTGCTGGAGTGCCATGTCCCCGGCTTGTTTGCTGAAGTTCAGGAAGCCTTATTTGAAGTTATTGAGATACACCACCCCCGTGAGCTTCAAATGCTAAGGAACAAAATCACTGGAGGTGGTTAG
- the LOC120657479 gene encoding diphosphomevalonate decarboxylase MVD2, peroxisomal-like → MAASEGQWVLMATGRSPTNIAVIKYWGKRDEALILPVNDSISVTLDPDHLSATTTVAVSPSFPSDRMWLNGKEISLSGGRFQSCLREIRKRACEFEDEKKGIKIKKEDWENLHVHIASYNNFPTAAGLASSAAGFACLVFTLGKLMNVKEDYGELSSIARQGSGSACRSLYGGFVKWCMGKKDDGSDSLAVQLADETHWNDLVIIIAVVSSKQKETSSTSGMRDSVETSPLLQYRAQTVVPSRVLKMEEAIKNRDFDSFAKLTCADSNQFHAVCLDTSPPIFYMNDTSHRIISLVEKWNHSQGTPQVAYTFDAGPNAVLISPNRKTAALLLQKLLYYFPPQDKDLSSYLVGDKSILGDAGLHSIQDVDALPAPPEVKIPDQKFKGDVSYFICSRLGSGPKVIADENQALIDSVTGLPKGV, encoded by the exons ATGGCGGCGTCGGAGGGGCAGTGGGTGCTCATGGCAACGGGGCGGTCGCCGACCAACATCGCGGTTATCAAGTACTGGGGGAAGCGCGACGAGGCCCTCATCCTCCCCGTCAACGACAGCATCAGCGTCACACTCGACCCCGACCACCtctccgccaccaccaccgtcgcCGTCAGCCCCTCATTCCCCTCCGACCGCATGTGGCTTAACGGCAAG GAGATCTCGCTGTCAGGAGGAAGGTTTCAGAGCTGCCTGAGAGAGATCCGAAAGCGGGCCTGTGAGTTTGAGGATGAGAAGAAGGGGATCAAGATCAAGAAAGAGGACTGGGAGAACTTGCATGTCCACATAGCCTCCTACAACAACTTCCCCACCGCTGCTGGTTTAGCCTCTTCGGCTGCTGGCTTCGCTTGTCTCG TTTTCACCCTCGGAAAGCTGATGAATGTGAAAGAAGATTATGGAGAACTTTCTTCAATAGCAAG GCAGGGATCTGGGAGTGCATGCCGCAGTTTATATGGTGGATTTGTGAAATGGTGTATGGGAAAG AAAGATGATGGAAGTGACAGTTTGGCCGTGCAGCTTGCTGATGAAACACATTGGAACGATCTTGTAATTATTATTGCAGTG GTCAGTTCAAAGCAAAAGGAAACCAGTAGCACCAGTGGGATGCGAGATAGTGTTGAAACAAGTCCCCTCTTGCAGTACAGGGCCCAG ACTGTAGTGCCGAGTCGGGTGTTGAAAATGGAAGAGGCTATTAAGAATCGggactttgattcttttgcCAAATTAACTTGTGCAGATAGCAATCAGTTTCACGCTGTATGCTTGGACACGAGCCCTCCCATCTTCTATATGAATGATACGTCTCACCG GATAATTAGCCTAGTGGAGAAGTGGAACCACTCACAAGGAACTCCacag GTTGCCTACACCTTCGATGCTGGGCCTAACGCGGTCCTGATTTCACCAAACCGTAAAACTGCAGCACTTCTCCTCCAGAAGCTCCTGTACTATTTCCCTCCACAAGATAAGGATTTGAGCAG CTATTTGGTTGGCGATAAATCAATTCTAGGTGATGCTGGATTGCATTCCATTCAAGACGTGGATGCTCTTCCTGCACCTCCAGAGGTGAAGATACCGGATCAGAAATTCAAGGGCGACGTTAGCTACTTCATCTGCAGCAGGCTTGGATCTGGCCCAAAGGTTATTGCCGACGAAAACCAAGCACTGATCGATTCAGTTACCGGACTTCCAAAAGGGGTGTAA
- the LOC120657481 gene encoding probable CCR4-associated factor 1 homolog 7 yields MAMSDPPAAVIPKPDGGDDDESVEIREVWADNLEEEFALIRDIVDEFPFVAMDTEFPGIVCRPVGAFRSPADYNYATLKANVDMLHLIQLGLTFSGPRGELPALGAGRRRCVWQFNFREFDGARDIFASDSIELLRRSGIDFRRNAERGVDARRFAELLMSSGVVLNDSVYWVTFHAGYDFGYLLKILTCNSLPDTQAGFFKLMKIYFPTVYDIKHLMKFCNSLHGGLNKLAELLDVERVGESHQAGSDSLVTSCAFWKLRDSFFAGSTEKYAGVLYGLNAENGVSAH; encoded by the coding sequence ATGGCAATGTCAGATCCCCCAGCCGCCGTGATCCCCAAgcccgacggcggcgacgacgacgagtcgGTGGAGATCCGGGAGGTGTGGGCGGACAACCTCGAGGAGGAGTTCGCCCTGATTCGTGACATCGTCGACGAGTTCCCTTTCGTCGCGATGGACACGGAGTTCCCGGGCATTGTCTGCCGCCCCGTCGGCGCCTTCCGCTCTCCGGCGGACTACAACTACGCCACCCTCAAGGCCAACGTCGACATGCTCCACCTCATCCAGCTCGGCCTCACCTTCTCCGGCCCGCGCGGCGAGCTGCCGGCCCtcggcgctggccgccgccgctgcgtctgGCAGTTCAACTTCCGCGAGTTCGACGGCGCGCGCGACATCTTCGCATCCGACTCCATCGAGCTGCTCCGTCGCAGCGGCATCGACTTCCGCCGAAATGCCGAGCGCGGCGTCGATGCGCGCCGGTTCGCGGAGCTCCTCATGTCCTCCGGCGTCGTGCTCAACGATTCGGTATACTGGGTTACCTTCCACGCGGGATACGACTTTGGGTACCTGCTCAAGATCCTCACTTGCAACAGTCTCCCAGACACGCAAGCCGGGTTCTTCAAACTCATGAAGATATATTTCCCAACCGTGTACGACATCAAGCACCTCATGAAGTTCTGCAACAGCCTGCACGGCGGGCTGAACAAGCTCGCTGAACTGCTCGACGTGGAGCGTGTGGGGGAGTCCCACCAGGCCGGGTCCGATAGCCTGGTCACGTCCTGCGCGTTCTGGAAGCTCAGGGATTCATTCTTCGCTGGCTCAACAGAGAAATACGCAGGCGTGCTGTATGGGCTCAATGCAGAGAATGGTGTTAGTGCACATTGA